CCGTCAAGTTCTCCGTCGACGAGGAAGCAGTTCAGTTTACCCTCACGGTCAAGTTATTTAGCTACTGGCTAGAAAATGAAAATGACCATTATTTGGGACAAGTTACTATCTCGGTTCAGGAGCTTCTTGCCTCAAATCCGGTTCAACCGTTAACTAACGGTAAGAATGATAAAACTCAAGTTAGTGACTTACCCTGTAAAAGTCAAGGATGGTTCCAAAGGAACGTTAAGCTTCTCGTACCGGTTTAACCCGGTAGCACCACTTGATGATATGTCCCCATCGGCCCCGGACTACTCGCTTTGGTTTGGTCAACCCGTTCACCCAACTCCGGATCCAGCAAGTTCAGGTCATCATGTTTACCTAAACACAGATCCAGCGAGGTTAGGTCAGCCCGTTTACCTAAATACGGATCCAGCAAGATCAGGTCAGCCCGTTTACCTAAATCCGGATCCAGCCAGTTTAGGTCAGCCTGTCATGTTTTCCCCTCAATTTCAAACCACTATGCCGAAACTTAAACTTATGCTTGTGATCAAATCCGCTAAAGACATAAAAAGTGTCAGCATAGGTAACGACATGAACGTGTCCGCTTCGGTTATGATCCGTGGCGGTAAAGCAAGAACTAAAGATACAGTCAATACCCCTATCACCTATTGCACCTATAGAAACCCGAGATGGGACCACGAAGTTGAGTTTTGTCTCGACGAGAAGCTAGTTCAAGAGGGTCGTTTGACACTCGTTGTGAAAATAATTGGCGTGCGAGCGTTACTTGGGGATAAAGGAGTTGGTGAGGTCGTAGTCACGATTCAGGAGCTTTATGGATTAAACCCACCGTCTCCTCTGCCATCTAAAGGTGATGATGGTCACGGTATGAGTTTGATGACCCGGGATGTGACAGTTTCTTCAGGGAGAAAAGGAACATTGAGCTTCGCATAAAGGTTTCTTGCGGAGCAAGCTACCCATCCGTTTTATTATGTATCCTATTCAAGGAACCTCGGGTTACACAGTTGTTCAACCCAGAGCAAATGCTGTCCCGAGCAACGGTCAATTACAAATTTATATGCCACCACAATATCACCAGTCGCAGCCTCAACCTCAGCCGCTCCACAAGCCACTAGTGCATGTTGGGGTCAAAAACGGTTACGACGGAATTACCACCCGAAAATCCTCGGAGATCGTATTTCCGAAAGAGATAGTAAAAAGGAAGATGTAACTTTCGTAAAATATAACCAAACACGAAGTTTTTACGAAGAAGTATCCTTGAAGATTCAAACCAAACTAACCAAGCTCGACCGTTGCGTAATTACCACGCATACACGCTGTCCGGTCGCTGCGTAGCAANNNNNNNNNNNNNNNNNNNNNNNNNNNNNNNNNNNNNNNNNNNNNNNNNNNNNNNNNNNNNNNNNNNNNNNNNNNNNNNNNNNNNNNNNNNNNNNNNNNNNNNNNNNNNNNNNNNNNNNNNNNNNNNNNNNNNNNNNNNNNNNNNNNNNNNNNNNNNNNNNNNNNNNNNNNNNNNNNNNNNNNNNNNNNNNNNNNNNNNNNNNNNNNNNNNNNNNNNNNNNNNNNNNNNNNNNNNNNNNNNNNNNNNNNNNNNNNNNNNNNNNNNNNNNNNNNNNNNNNNNNNNNNNNNNNNNNNNNNNNNNNNNNNNNNNNNNNNNNNNNNNNNNNNNNNNNNNNNNNNNNNNNNNNNNNNNNNNNNNNNNNNNNNNNNNNNNNNNNNNNNNNNNNNNNNNNNNNNNNNNNNNNNNNNNNNNNNNNNNNNNNNNNNNNNNNNNNNNNNNNNNNNNNNNNNNNNNNNNNNNNNNNNNNNNNNNNNNNNNNNNNNNNNNNNNNNNNNNNNNNNNNNNNNNNNNNNNNNNNNNNNNNNNNNNNNNNNNNNNNNNNNNNNNNNNNNNNNNNNNNNNNNNNNNNNNNNNNNNNNNNNNNNNNNNNNNNNNNNNNNNNNNNNNNNNNNNNNNNNNNNNNNNNNNNNNNNNNNNNNNNNNNNNNNNNNNNNNNNNNNNNNNNNNNNNNNNNNNNNNNNNNNNNNNNNNNNNNNNNNNNNNNNNNNNNNNNNNNNNNNNNNNNNNNNNNNNNNNNNNNNNNNNNNNNNNNNNNNNNNNNNNNNNNNNNNNNNNNNNNNNNNNNNNNNNNNNNNNNNNNNNNNNNNNNNNNNNNNNNNNNNNNNNNNNNNNNNNNNNNNNNNNNNNNNNNNNNNNNNNNNNNNNNNNNNNNNNNNNNNNNNNNNNNNNNNNNNNNNN
This sequence is a window from Brassica oleracea var. oleracea cultivar TO1000 chromosome C1, BOL, whole genome shotgun sequence. Protein-coding genes within it:
- the LOC106333141 gene encoding uncharacterized protein LOC106333141 yields the protein MIKLKLVTYPVKVKDGSKGTLSFSYRFNPVAPLDDMSPSAPDYSLWFGQPVHPTPDPASSGHHVYLNTDPARLGQPVYLNTDPARSGQPVYLNPDPASLGQPVMFSPQFQTTMPKLKLMLVIKSAKDIKSVSIGNDMNVSASVMIRGGKARTKDTVNTPITYCTYRNPRWDHEVEFCLDEKLVQEGRLTLVVKIIGVRALLGDKGVGEVVVTIQELYGLNPPSPLPSKGDDGHGMSLMTRDVTVSSGRKGTLSFA